In the Thermococcus sp. MAR1 genome, one interval contains:
- a CDS encoding alanine--glyoxylate aminotransferase family protein: MELRFNMEYEEAYREVYELVKPKYKLFTAGPVACFPEVLAIMSVQMFSHRSAEAKEVHVDTLNRLKAFLEADKGEIILFPSSGTGFMEAAVRNTVPRGGKVLVTTIGAFGDRFKDVVESNGRKAAILSKEPGYAIKPEELDEAIRKNPDVVAVTITYNETSTGVLNPLPELAKVVHEHDKLLFVDAVSAMGGADIKFDKWGLDMIFASSQKAFGVPPGLAVAAVSERVFEIAEKMPERGWYFDLPLYKKFNEKKKGTPSTPPLPQIFGLNVVLRIVEKMGGKDAWLGMYRKRSEMIREGVKEMGLGILAEPGYESPTITAVVVPEGMKGVDVYNAMRERGFELAKGYGSVAEKTFRIGNMGYMTFDDIEEMLANLREVIEKLKA, translated from the coding sequence ATGGAGCTTAGGTTCAACATGGAGTATGAAGAAGCCTACAGAGAGGTTTACGAACTCGTCAAGCCGAAATACAAGCTCTTCACGGCAGGACCGGTTGCCTGTTTCCCGGAGGTTCTCGCGATAATGAGCGTCCAGATGTTCAGCCATCGTTCGGCCGAAGCGAAGGAAGTTCACGTTGATACCCTTAACAGGCTCAAGGCTTTTCTTGAGGCTGACAAGGGGGAAATAATCCTCTTCCCGAGCTCCGGAACCGGCTTCATGGAGGCTGCGGTTAGAAACACCGTCCCGAGGGGAGGGAAAGTCCTCGTCACCACCATAGGCGCCTTTGGGGACAGGTTCAAAGATGTGGTCGAGAGCAACGGTAGGAAAGCCGCCATCCTGAGTAAGGAGCCTGGATACGCAATCAAGCCGGAGGAGCTCGACGAGGCCATCAGAAAGAACCCCGACGTCGTTGCGGTAACCATAACCTACAACGAGACCTCGACCGGCGTCCTCAACCCGCTCCCCGAGCTGGCGAAGGTCGTCCACGAGCATGACAAGCTCCTCTTCGTCGATGCTGTCTCAGCCATGGGTGGCGCGGACATAAAGTTCGACAAATGGGGCCTCGACATGATATTCGCCAGCTCGCAGAAGGCCTTCGGCGTCCCGCCTGGGCTGGCAGTTGCAGCGGTCAGCGAGAGGGTTTTCGAGATAGCCGAGAAGATGCCTGAGCGCGGCTGGTACTTCGACCTGCCGCTCTACAAGAAGTTCAACGAGAAGAAGAAGGGAACGCCCTCAACCCCACCGCTCCCTCAGATATTCGGCCTCAACGTCGTTCTGAGAATTGTTGAAAAGATGGGCGGCAAAGATGCCTGGCTCGGAATGTACAGGAAGAGGAGCGAGATGATACGCGAAGGCGTCAAGGAGATGGGTCTCGGAATTCTCGCCGAGCCGGGCTACGAGAGCCCAACGATAACGGCCGTTGTCGTTCCAGAGGGAATGAAGGGCGTCGACGTTTACAACGCGATGCGCGAGCGCGGCTTCGAGCTGGCCAAAGGTTACGGAAGCGTGGCGGAGAAGACCTTCAGGATTGGGAACATGGGGTACATGACCTTTGATGACATCGAGGAGATGCTCGCCAACCTCCGCGAGGTCATAGAAAAGCTTAAGGCATGA
- a CDS encoding MFS transporter: MESRRLAGILLLILSAFTGTIAFRLATPAIAFYTRDILQASMLSVSIVSMSFVLARAFSSVFGGLMLERGKRLVYIGAVAMMGNALAVQLYPLTSTWFQVAGIKLLNGFLNGLSWPMAQFVIAVATPKEIRARVTAVYFFFGSIASLLGNYVYAYTIDLGLAKQMWISSAFFVLTGLIMVASYLLLYERITPKRKKTPDGEKPSLEPKRVLIIASLMAVIVAFTSGEITYVYVSEALGMEKARTATLIGWAGFLAAMLSYFASWLADVRSERRMVLLTSLMAALSPLLAAVKTAPTVFLGIFLALFAFQSFRPISRKVLASYHRSSLAIGGVNGVQNLSTFLGGMLFGFAYSLGELHGILTLNLALLAFTPVSVVLLWQSVKLKGGGE, translated from the coding sequence ATGGAATCCAGACGTCTCGCCGGAATACTCCTGCTCATACTGTCAGCCTTCACAGGCACGATAGCCTTCCGCCTTGCCACTCCGGCCATAGCGTTCTACACCCGTGATATACTACAGGCCTCTATGCTTTCCGTTTCAATCGTCTCGATGTCGTTTGTGCTCGCGAGGGCATTTTCCTCAGTCTTTGGCGGGCTGATGCTCGAAAGGGGTAAGAGGCTCGTCTATATCGGTGCGGTAGCTATGATGGGAAACGCTCTAGCTGTCCAGCTCTATCCCCTGACCTCAACCTGGTTCCAGGTTGCGGGAATAAAGCTCCTCAACGGCTTTCTAAACGGTCTGAGCTGGCCGATGGCGCAGTTCGTCATAGCCGTAGCGACCCCGAAGGAGATAAGGGCGAGGGTTACCGCGGTCTACTTCTTCTTCGGCAGCATCGCTTCCCTCCTTGGAAACTACGTCTACGCCTACACGATAGACCTCGGACTTGCCAAGCAGATGTGGATTTCTTCCGCGTTCTTTGTCCTGACGGGTCTGATAATGGTGGCCAGTTACCTTCTCCTCTACGAGAGAATAACGCCCAAGAGGAAGAAAACCCCCGACGGTGAAAAGCCGAGCCTCGAACCCAAGAGGGTTCTAATCATCGCCTCGCTGATGGCGGTGATAGTGGCTTTCACTTCCGGTGAGATAACCTACGTCTACGTTTCTGAGGCCCTTGGTATGGAGAAGGCAAGAACCGCCACGCTCATCGGCTGGGCGGGTTTCCTCGCCGCGATGCTCAGCTACTTCGCTTCTTGGCTTGCCGACGTGAGGAGCGAGAGGCGGATGGTTCTGCTCACGTCTCTAATGGCTGCGCTCTCACCGCTCCTTGCCGCTGTAAAGACCGCCCCGACGGTTTTCCTGGGGATATTTCTGGCGCTCTTCGCTTTCCAGAGCTTTCGGCCGATTTCCAGAAAGGTTCTTGCTTCATATCACCGCTCCTCCCTTGCCATCGGGGGCGTTAATGGCGTTCAGAACCTCTCGACTTTCCTGGGAGGAATGCTGTTCGGTTTTGCGTACTCGCTGGGCGAGCTTCACGGCATCTTGACGCTCAACCTCGCACTGCTGGCATTCACACCCGTTTCAGTGGTTCTGCTTTGGCAGAGCGTTAAGCTTAAAGGCGGAGGGGAGTGA
- a CDS encoding 50S ribosomal protein L16 — MGLRPAKIDRDVDKPAYTRREYIRGAPGPKITIFDMGNLSAEFQYEVSLHAEQAMQIRQNALEAIRIQVNRYLQKNVGRSNYHFKIRVYPFQVLRENPMATGRKADRYGNGMRRPFGKPIGLAARVRKDQKILTVWVNENHLKFALGAMHRAKMKLPYSAYYRIYDKEGNDITSKVLSTMKR; from the coding sequence ATGGGACTGAGACCAGCCAAGATTGATAGGGACGTTGACAAGCCCGCTTACACGAGGAGGGAATATATACGCGGTGCGCCCGGTCCGAAGATAACGATCTTCGACATGGGCAACCTTTCGGCTGAATTCCAGTACGAGGTCAGCCTTCACGCGGAGCAGGCCATGCAGATAAGGCAGAACGCCCTTGAGGCCATCCGTATCCAGGTGAACAGGTACCTCCAGAAGAACGTCGGAAGGAGCAACTACCACTTCAAGATAAGGGTTTACCCGTTCCAGGTTCTCAGGGAAAACCCGATGGCAACCGGAAGGAAGGCCGACCGTTACGGAAACGGTATGAGGAGGCCCTTCGGAAAGCCGATCGGCTTAGCCGCTCGCGTCAGGAAGGATCAGAAGATACTCACCGTCTGGGTGAACGAGAACCACCTCAAGTTCGCCCTTGGAGCGATGCACAGGGCCAAGATGAAGCTGCCCTACAGCGCCTACTACAGGATCTACGACAAGGAAGGCAACGACATCACCAGCAAGGTTCTCTCGACCATGAAGCGCTAA
- a CDS encoding RNA ligase: protein MVSSGFRATLLKLGLPEDRLAVLEGKGGVVEGEFEGIRYVRFRDSAKGFRRGTVVFENGDVVLGFPHIKRIVQLEKGVKRVFKNRSFYVEEKVDGYNVRVVKVRDRVLALTRGGFICPFTTERILDFVNDEFFKDYPNLVLAGEMAGPESPYIVEGPPYVKEDIEFFLFDIQEKGTGRSLPVEERYKLAEEYGIEQVERFGLFNRSRIDELYDLIERLSREKREGVVMKTPDMKRIAKYVTPYANINDIKIGSHIFFDLPHGYFMGRIKRLAFYLAEKHVKGEEFDEYAKALGKALLRPFVESIHEVANGGEVEEVFTVRVKSISTAHKMVTHFERLGVKIHIEDIEDLGNGYWRITFKRVYPDATREMRELWNGLAFVD, encoded by the coding sequence ATGGTAAGCTCAGGCTTTAGGGCAACCCTTCTCAAGCTCGGTCTGCCAGAGGACAGGCTGGCGGTTCTTGAGGGCAAGGGTGGAGTTGTGGAGGGGGAATTCGAAGGCATAAGATACGTCCGCTTCCGGGATTCTGCCAAGGGCTTTCGACGCGGGACGGTCGTCTTTGAGAACGGCGATGTTGTTCTGGGCTTCCCCCACATAAAGCGCATTGTCCAGCTGGAGAAGGGGGTAAAAAGGGTCTTCAAAAACAGATCCTTCTACGTCGAGGAGAAGGTGGACGGCTACAACGTCCGTGTCGTGAAGGTGAGGGACAGAGTTCTCGCTCTAACGAGGGGCGGCTTTATCTGTCCTTTCACGACCGAGAGGATTCTCGACTTCGTCAACGATGAGTTCTTCAAAGATTACCCCAACCTTGTCCTGGCCGGTGAGATGGCCGGGCCCGAAAGCCCGTACATCGTCGAGGGGCCGCCCTACGTGAAGGAGGACATAGAGTTCTTCCTCTTTGACATCCAGGAGAAGGGAACCGGGCGAAGCCTTCCGGTGGAGGAAAGATATAAACTTGCCGAGGAGTACGGGATCGAACAGGTGGAGAGATTCGGTCTCTTCAACCGCTCTCGTATAGATGAACTTTATGACCTCATCGAACGGCTCAGTAGGGAGAAGCGCGAGGGAGTAGTGATGAAAACGCCCGACATGAAGAGAATCGCGAAATACGTTACTCCCTACGCCAACATCAACGACATTAAGATAGGCTCGCACATATTCTTTGACCTGCCCCATGGCTACTTCATGGGGAGGATTAAACGCCTCGCTTTCTACCTAGCCGAAAAGCACGTTAAGGGGGAAGAGTTCGATGAGTACGCGAAGGCCCTCGGAAAGGCCCTCCTCCGGCCTTTCGTCGAGAGCATCCACGAGGTCGCCAACGGCGGCGAGGTCGAGGAGGTCTTTACGGTGAGGGTGAAGAGCATAAGCACCGCCCATAAAATGGTGACTCACTTCGAGAGGCTCGGTGTGAAGATCCACATCGAGGACATAGAGGATCTGGGCAACGGCTACTGGAGGATAACATTCAAGAGGGTCTATCCCGATGCAACGCGCGAGATGAGGGAGCTGTGGAACGGGCTGGCGTTTGTGGATTGA
- a CDS encoding ATP-binding protein, translating into MFVNRKDELALIESFYSSGKKEILILYGRRRVGKTELLKRFIRGKNALYFLADRDGLESNAKRFYFEAVEVLGLPKLEVRDFREAFELIKLRAPERFVVVIDEFSYLLLADKNTPAVFQHVIDEILDDRFFLILSGSIIGLMEGLMNYTNPLYGRRTAQLKLKPLNFFHVREYFENAPIETVVRIYSVTGGVPMYFRLFEGKNFEEELLRVAFSPTSILYEEPEFILREELGDVHRYYLILEAMALGKHRVSEIANFAGIEAKDMPKYLRTLISLELVRREVPVIESERSRKARYYLNDNFFAFWFRFVKPNRGRIEIGTFEMDWNAFNAYVGKAFEDMARQFLIELNKAGKLPFRFTKIGRWWHKREEIDIVALDEGEKKALFVEVKWKDLSLREARGVLNDLERKSGLVGLEGWGKFYGIVAKGIKGKEELRVEGYLAWDLEDFERLISSESGV; encoded by the coding sequence ATGTTTGTCAATCGAAAAGATGAGCTGGCTCTCATTGAGTCTTTCTACTCTTCTGGCAAAAAGGAGATCCTGATTCTCTACGGGCGCAGGCGAGTTGGAAAGACCGAACTCCTAAAGAGGTTTATTCGGGGGAAGAATGCCCTCTATTTTTTAGCCGACAGGGACGGACTGGAGTCAAATGCTAAAAGATTTTACTTTGAAGCGGTGGAGGTTCTTGGACTTCCTAAGCTGGAGGTGAGGGACTTTAGAGAGGCTTTCGAGTTGATAAAGCTCAGGGCACCCGAGAGGTTTGTCGTTGTCATAGATGAGTTCTCCTACCTTCTCCTCGCGGACAAGAATACTCCTGCGGTTTTCCAGCACGTGATAGATGAAATCCTTGACGACCGATTTTTCCTAATTTTGAGCGGCTCGATAATCGGCCTTATGGAAGGGTTGATGAACTATACCAACCCCCTCTATGGCAGAAGAACGGCACAGCTTAAGCTTAAGCCCTTGAACTTCTTCCATGTTCGAGAATACTTCGAAAACGCGCCCATCGAAACCGTCGTGAGGATATACTCGGTAACTGGCGGCGTGCCCATGTACTTCCGGCTCTTTGAGGGAAAGAACTTCGAGGAGGAACTCCTCAGGGTGGCGTTCTCGCCTACGTCCATACTCTACGAGGAGCCAGAGTTCATCCTGAGGGAGGAACTTGGTGACGTGCACAGGTATTATCTAATTCTTGAGGCGATGGCCCTTGGAAAGCACAGGGTGAGTGAGATTGCGAACTTCGCGGGAATCGAGGCAAAGGACATGCCAAAGTACCTGAGGACTTTAATCTCTCTCGAACTCGTGAGGCGCGAGGTTCCCGTTATAGAGTCTGAGAGGAGCAGAAAAGCCCGCTACTATCTCAACGACAACTTCTTCGCATTCTGGTTCCGCTTCGTAAAGCCAAACCGGGGAAGGATAGAGATCGGGACGTTCGAGATGGACTGGAATGCCTTCAACGCCTACGTGGGAAAGGCATTTGAAGATATGGCGAGGCAGTTCCTCATTGAGCTGAACAAAGCCGGAAAGCTTCCCTTTAGGTTTACGAAAATCGGCCGCTGGTGGCACAAGAGGGAGGAGATCGACATCGTTGCCCTCGACGAGGGGGAGAAGAAAGCCCTCTTTGTGGAAGTCAAGTGGAAAGACCTTAGCTTGAGGGAGGCGAGGGGAGTTTTGAATGACTTGGAGAGGAAAAGTGGGCTCGTTGGGCTGGAAGGGTGGGGGAAGTTTTACGGAATAGTGGCGAAGGGCATTAAAGGGAAGGAAGAACTCAGGGTGGAGGGCTACCTCGCTTGGGATTTGGAGGATTTCGAAAGGCTTATCTCTTCTGAAAGCGGAGTTTGA
- a CDS encoding ATP-binding protein — protein sequence MLFSPYPKTKREELFDRDKELRELKEAVERGERLILLLGLRRLGKSSLLNVALNELTYPSIKVDVRKTYSELSSVNRYVIGKMLLSGMSGRKKLVEEAKLFLERVKGVSVSGLRLEITSKDFSITELLEALNEYGEKAGRVVIAFDEAQYLRFGGATRYDGILAYAIDNLENLTFILTGSEVGLLFDFLKFNDPEAPLFGRYHHDIALERFNPDLSREFLRMGFEETKFKVTEREIEGAVEELDGIPGWLSLYGYIRITRKLGHNEAMEEVLREAKAIAGNELSRLFNYSPRYRFILKAIALNYSRWKDIRDYLSLKLGPVNDSNFSALLENLVKAGYVEKKGGRYLIPDPVLAKVFREL from the coding sequence ATGCTGTTTTCACCCTACCCAAAGACGAAGAGGGAAGAACTCTTCGACAGGGATAAGGAACTCAGGGAGCTTAAGGAGGCAGTGGAAAGAGGAGAAAGGCTAATCCTCCTTCTCGGCCTCAGGAGGCTTGGAAAGAGCTCACTACTCAACGTTGCACTCAACGAGCTCACCTATCCCTCGATAAAAGTCGACGTGAGAAAGACCTACTCCGAGCTCTCATCCGTCAACAGGTACGTAATCGGGAAGATGCTCCTTTCAGGAATGAGCGGAAGGAAAAAGCTGGTTGAGGAGGCGAAGCTCTTCCTTGAGAGGGTCAAAGGGGTAAGCGTTTCCGGGCTCAGGTTGGAGATAACCTCGAAGGACTTCTCGATAACCGAGCTCTTGGAAGCGCTCAACGAATACGGCGAGAAAGCCGGAAGGGTCGTTATAGCCTTTGACGAGGCCCAGTACCTGCGCTTTGGGGGGGCCACAAGGTACGATGGGATTTTGGCTTATGCCATCGACAACCTCGAAAATCTGACATTCATTCTCACCGGCTCAGAGGTGGGTCTTCTCTTTGACTTCTTGAAGTTTAACGACCCTGAAGCGCCTCTCTTCGGCAGATACCACCACGACATAGCCCTTGAGCGTTTTAATCCTGACCTGAGCAGAGAATTTCTGAGAATGGGCTTCGAAGAGACCAAGTTTAAAGTTACGGAAAGGGAAATCGAAGGGGCCGTTGAAGAGCTCGATGGCATTCCAGGCTGGCTCTCCCTCTACGGATACATAAGGATAACGAGAAAGCTCGGACATAATGAAGCCATGGAGGAAGTTCTGAGGGAAGCAAAGGCCATAGCTGGAAACGAGCTGTCGAGGCTCTTCAACTACAGCCCAAGATACCGCTTCATACTGAAGGCGATAGCGTTGAACTATTCCCGCTGGAAGGACATTAGAGACTACCTTTCCCTGAAGCTTGGCCCCGTAAACGACTCGAACTTTTCAGCTTTGCTTGAGAACCTCGTCAAAGCGGGCTACGTGGAAAAGAAAGGGGGCAGATACCTCATCCCCGACCCCGTGTTGGCGAAGGTCTTCAGGGAGCTTTAA
- a CDS encoding putative RNA uridine N3 methyltransferase, whose protein sequence is MAWHVFIPDSLLEETDDPKIRTYKVGQIARACAIFGVEHIWIYKAGGRDGRFIKTILEYAETPQYLRKRLFPLMPELRYVGVIPPLRTPHHKLKGKPKVGEIREGFAFRKGKRVYADIGLDDLAMVEGDVEGRATFRIVSVRPLRVIPAKPAEYWGYRVHLTGKSLAKTLKKARLDLSIATSRKGRDIREVKLPPLEGEVGFIFGSPRKGVMELLGEEEYDFDLILNTVPNQRTKTVRTEEAVLATLAVFNFIRRD, encoded by the coding sequence ATGGCCTGGCACGTCTTCATTCCGGATTCGCTCCTCGAAGAGACCGACGACCCCAAAATCAGGACGTACAAGGTTGGTCAGATAGCCAGGGCCTGCGCTATATTCGGCGTTGAGCATATATGGATCTACAAAGCTGGCGGCAGAGACGGCAGGTTCATCAAAACCATCCTCGAATATGCGGAAACGCCCCAGTACCTCAGAAAGAGGCTGTTCCCCCTCATGCCGGAGCTCCGCTATGTTGGCGTCATTCCGCCGCTGAGAACCCCCCACCACAAGCTTAAGGGAAAACCAAAGGTCGGCGAAATCCGCGAGGGCTTCGCATTCAGGAAAGGGAAGCGGGTTTACGCGGACATCGGCCTTGACGATCTCGCCATGGTGGAGGGGGACGTTGAGGGACGTGCAACCTTCAGAATCGTCTCAGTAAGGCCGCTCAGGGTGATACCGGCAAAGCCTGCTGAGTACTGGGGCTACAGGGTGCATCTCACGGGGAAGTCACTGGCAAAAACACTTAAAAAGGCCAGGCTGGATTTGAGCATCGCGACCTCCAGGAAGGGGCGCGACATTCGAGAGGTGAAGCTTCCCCCGCTTGAGGGGGAGGTCGGATTCATCTTCGGCTCACCGAGGAAAGGCGTGATGGAGCTCCTCGGCGAGGAGGAATATGACTTTGATCTAATCCTTAACACCGTTCCGAATCAGCGGACGAAAACCGTCCGCACCGAGGAGGCCGTCTTGGCCACACTCGCGGTGTTTAATTTCATAAGGAGGGATTGA
- a CDS encoding 50S ribosomal protein L3: MGKIHRPRRGSLAYSPRKRAKSIVPRIRKWPQDSEVRMLGFAGYKAGMTHILMIDDRPGLTKGKEIFMPVTIVEVPPLFVYGIRAYRQGYLGLETATEVWFHELNNYVKRRIKTLPKEYSEDAFKEKLGQLEDLVNDGEIVDVRLLVHTQPWLIKLKKKPEVMEYAIGGDDVKAKFDYAKEKIGRELRASEVLHEGELLDVIAVTKGKGTQGPVKRWGIKIQFHKAQRAGKARHVGNLGPWHPTRVMWTVPQAGQMGFHHRTEFNKRLIAIGENGKLKLDEKNEIDITPKGGFPHYGIIRSDFLMIQGTVPGSFKRIIRVRPAIRPPKKKPPVERPQITYVSRESKQ, encoded by the coding sequence ATGGGAAAAATACACAGGCCAAGGAGAGGTTCACTGGCTTACTCCCCTAGAAAGAGGGCCAAGAGCATAGTCCCGAGAATCAGAAAGTGGCCGCAGGACAGTGAAGTCAGGATGCTCGGTTTCGCCGGCTATAAGGCCGGTATGACCCACATCCTCATGATAGACGACAGGCCAGGGCTCACCAAGGGTAAGGAAATCTTCATGCCGGTTACTATCGTGGAAGTCCCGCCGCTCTTCGTCTACGGCATTCGCGCATATAGGCAGGGCTACCTTGGACTTGAGACCGCCACTGAGGTCTGGTTCCACGAGCTCAACAACTACGTTAAGAGGAGGATAAAGACCCTGCCCAAGGAGTACAGCGAGGATGCCTTCAAGGAGAAGCTCGGTCAGCTTGAGGACCTCGTCAACGACGGCGAGATAGTCGACGTCAGGCTTCTCGTCCACACCCAGCCGTGGCTCATTAAGCTCAAGAAGAAGCCGGAGGTCATGGAGTACGCCATCGGTGGCGACGACGTTAAGGCCAAGTTTGACTACGCCAAGGAGAAGATAGGCAGGGAGCTCCGCGCCAGCGAGGTTCTCCACGAGGGCGAGCTCCTCGACGTCATAGCCGTCACCAAGGGTAAGGGAACCCAGGGCCCGGTCAAGCGCTGGGGAATCAAGATACAGTTCCACAAGGCTCAGAGGGCTGGAAAGGCCAGGCACGTCGGTAACCTCGGCCCGTGGCACCCGACGAGGGTCATGTGGACCGTCCCGCAGGCGGGTCAGATGGGCTTCCACCACAGGACTGAGTTCAACAAGAGGCTCATAGCGATAGGCGAGAACGGCAAGCTCAAGCTCGACGAGAAGAACGAGATAGACATTACCCCGAAGGGAGGCTTCCCGCACTACGGCATCATAAGGAGCGACTTCCTCATGATACAGGGAACCGTGCCGGGTTCCTTCAAGAGGATCATCAGGGTCAGGCCGGCTATCAGGCCGCCGAAGAAGAAGCCGCCGGTTGAGAGGCCGCAGATAACCTACGTCAGTAGGGAATCCAAGCAGTGA
- the rpl4p gene encoding 50S ribosomal protein L4 has product MKVKVFNLEGEPVEEIELPKVFATPFRPDLIRRAVIASWTHRIQPQGRDPMAGKRRVTENIGKGHGMARVERIKTSPRFAAFVPFARGGRRTHPPKVEKIIWEDINKKERRLAIMSAIAATANYDLVRARGHIVDNVPQVPLVVVDDLEKVFKTAQTREIFKKLGVWDDIERAKKNTKIRAGKGKMRGRRYKKAKGPLIVVAKNEGIVQGARNHPGVDVVTVENLSAELLAPGTHPGRLTVWTKGAIERLREIYG; this is encoded by the coding sequence ATGAAGGTTAAGGTTTTCAATCTCGAAGGCGAGCCTGTGGAGGAGATAGAGCTTCCGAAGGTCTTTGCCACTCCATTCAGGCCCGACCTCATCAGGAGGGCTGTCATCGCCTCATGGACCCACAGGATTCAGCCGCAGGGTAGAGACCCGATGGCCGGTAAGAGGCGCGTTACCGAGAACATCGGAAAGGGCCACGGAATGGCCAGGGTTGAGAGGATAAAGACCTCCCCGAGGTTCGCCGCCTTTGTTCCCTTCGCCCGCGGCGGAAGGAGAACCCACCCACCCAAGGTTGAGAAGATAATCTGGGAGGACATCAACAAGAAGGAGCGCAGGCTGGCCATAATGAGCGCCATAGCGGCAACGGCCAACTACGACCTCGTCAGGGCCAGGGGCCACATCGTTGACAACGTCCCGCAGGTTCCCCTCGTTGTCGTTGATGACCTTGAGAAAGTATTCAAGACCGCCCAGACCAGGGAGATATTCAAGAAGCTCGGCGTCTGGGACGACATCGAGAGGGCCAAGAAGAACACCAAGATAAGGGCTGGTAAGGGTAAGATGCGCGGAAGGCGCTACAAGAAGGCTAAGGGCCCGCTCATCGTCGTTGCCAAGAACGAGGGAATCGTCCAGGGAGCCAGGAACCACCCGGGTGTTGACGTCGTTACCGTCGAGAACCTCAGTGCGGAACTCCTTGCCCCGGGTACCCACCCCGGTAGGCTTACCGTCTGGACGAAGGGAGCTATAGAGAGGCTTAGGGAGATTTACGGGTGA
- a CDS encoding 50S ribosomal protein L23 gives MDPYKVIIKPVVTEKAVAMIENENKLTFIVDRRATKADIKRAVEAMFEVKVEKVNTLITMRGEKKAYVKLKPEYSASEVAARIGLF, from the coding sequence ATGGATCCGTACAAGGTCATCATAAAGCCGGTCGTCACGGAGAAGGCCGTGGCGATGATAGAGAACGAGAACAAGCTCACCTTCATAGTCGACAGAAGGGCAACCAAGGCCGATATCAAGAGGGCCGTGGAAGCGATGTTCGAGGTCAAGGTCGAGAAGGTCAACACCCTCATAACCATGAGGGGAGAGAAGAAGGCCTACGTGAAGCTCAAGCCTGAGTACAGCGCAAGTGAGGTTGCTGCCAGGATAGGATTGTTCTGA
- a CDS encoding 50S ribosomal protein L2 encodes MGKSLIQQRRGKGTTTFRAPSHRYRGAVRYVPLNLTKEKTLVGKVVEILHDPGRTAPVARVKFENGMEKLIIAPEGVLVGEEIAIGPNAPIKIGNTLPLAMIPEGSYVYDIEGVPGDGGKYVRAGGAYALVVSREKDKVIVQLPSGELKQFNPMCRATIGVVAGGGRLEKPIVKAGKAYYIAKARNRFWPKPRGVKMNAVNHPHGGKEHHIGRPSTVSRRAPPGRKVGHIAARRTGRRK; translated from the coding sequence ATGGGAAAGAGTCTGATTCAGCAGAGGAGAGGTAAGGGAACCACGACCTTTAGGGCCCCCTCCCACAGGTACAGGGGTGCCGTCAGGTACGTTCCGCTCAACCTTACCAAGGAGAAGACCCTCGTCGGCAAGGTCGTAGAGATACTCCACGACCCTGGAAGGACCGCCCCAGTGGCAAGGGTCAAGTTCGAGAACGGCATGGAGAAGCTCATTATAGCTCCGGAAGGAGTCCTCGTCGGCGAGGAGATAGCCATCGGGCCGAACGCCCCGATCAAGATCGGCAACACCCTCCCGCTTGCCATGATCCCGGAGGGAAGCTACGTCTACGACATAGAGGGGGTTCCTGGTGACGGTGGCAAGTACGTCAGAGCGGGCGGTGCCTACGCCCTCGTCGTCAGCAGGGAGAAGGACAAGGTCATAGTCCAGCTTCCGAGCGGTGAGCTCAAGCAGTTCAACCCGATGTGTAGGGCCACCATAGGTGTCGTTGCCGGCGGTGGAAGGCTTGAGAAGCCCATCGTTAAGGCAGGTAAGGCCTACTACATCGCCAAGGCAAGGAACAGGTTCTGGCCGAAGCCGAGGGGTGTCAAGATGAACGCCGTCAACCACCCGCACGGTGGTAAGGAGCACCACATCGGCAGGCCGAGCACCGTTTCGAGGCGCGCTCCGCCCGGAAGGAAGGTTGGTCACATAGCCGCGAGAAGAACTGGTAGGAGGAAGTGA
- a CDS encoding 30S ribosomal protein S19: MARKKEFKYRGYTFEELLNMSLEDFAKLLPSRQRRSLKRGLSPEQKKLLRKIRLAKKGKYKKPIRTHSRDMVILPEMVGMTIHVYNGKEFVPIEIKEEMIGHYLGEFALTRKIVQHGSPGVGATRSSMFVAIK; the protein is encoded by the coding sequence ATGGCGAGAAAGAAGGAGTTTAAGTACAGGGGTTATACTTTCGAGGAACTGCTCAATATGTCACTTGAGGACTTCGCCAAGCTCCTTCCGAGCAGGCAGAGGAGGAGCCTTAAGCGCGGCCTTAGCCCGGAGCAGAAGAAGCTCCTCAGGAAGATAAGGCTCGCCAAGAAGGGCAAGTACAAGAAGCCGATCAGGACTCACAGCAGGGACATGGTCATTCTCCCAGAGATGGTCGGCATGACCATCCACGTCTACAACGGAAAGGAGTTCGTCCCGATAGAGATCAAGGAGGAAATGATAGGCCACTACCTCGGCGAGTTTGCCCTCACGAGGAAGATCGTCCAGCACGGCTCACCTGGTGTTGGAGCCACCAGGTCATCGATGTTCGTGGCCATCAAGTGA